Proteins encoded together in one Triticum dicoccoides isolate Atlit2015 ecotype Zavitan chromosome 7B, WEW_v2.0, whole genome shotgun sequence window:
- the LOC119339231 gene encoding uncharacterized protein LOC119339231, which translates to MLGILQTLHRRKFVPEEQLVGGSPPRFACAGRTLGFMRVAAVESEGAEDDSKQMLVLYRYTRFRASPDGVERRGRTMEHQLRFIATGDHAARSLAWAGSSLGLLIYPDILSKKLQEITKQLQELWSSLASQVSVPPGARRVEVFVDVGILRRADYTLASMGHMYAALESMVADPWPGRFVGMELHLPVPVRCGTEGDDDDSGRNAGERPAKRRRVDVAGEDCPVCLQLLEGDDLAAWPGCGGKPHVFHCACLEGVLQNSEICPMCRHKLDIKHKLE; encoded by the coding sequence ATGCTCGGCATTCTACAGACACTGCATCGTAGGAAGTTCGTTCCCGAGGAGCAACTTGTTGGAGGTTCGCCGCCGCGGTTCGCCTGCGCCGGGAGGACGCTCGGCTTCATGCGGGTCGCCGCCGTCGAGAGCGAAGGAGCAGAGGACGACAGCAAGCAGATGTTGGTGCTCTACCGCTACACCCGCTTCAGGGCATCACCGGACGGCGTCGAACGGCGAGGGAGGACGATGGAGCACCAGCTCCGGTTCATCGCCACCGGCGACCACGCGGCAAGGTCGCTGGCGTGGGCCGGATCGTCTCTAGGCCTGCTGATATACCCCGATATCTTGAGCAAGAAACTCCAGGAGATCACCAAGCAGCTCCAGGAGCTATGGTCCAGCTTGGCGTCGCAGGTGAGCGTACCGCCGGGAGCAAGGCGCGTGGAGGTGTTCGTGGACGTCGGCATCCTCCGGCGGGCGGACTACACGCTGGCGAGCAtggggcacatgtacgccgcgcTGGAGAGCATGGTGGCGGACCCGTGGCCCGGGCGCTTCGTCGGCATGGAGTTGCACTTGCCGGTGCCGGTACGGTGCGGCACGGAAGGCGACGACGACGATAGCGGCAGAAACGCAGGCGAGCGGCCGGCAAAGCGGAGGAGGGTGGACGTCGCTGGGGAGGATTGCCCCGTCTGCTTGCAGCTGCTGGAGGGCGACGACCTCGCCGCGTGGCCCGGGTGTGGCGGCAAGCCGCACGTCTTCCATTGCGCGTGCCTGGAGGGCGTCCTCCAGAACAGCGAGATCTGCCCTATGTGCAGACACAAGCTGGACATCAAACACAAGCTAGAGTGA